The Thomasclavelia ramosa DSM 1402 genome includes a region encoding these proteins:
- a CDS encoding discoidin domain-containing protein — translation MIKKALRIILSLVMSFGLVLSSMNVTYASESDFATIKTRLKDYFLTLDTIDDGSKVETCYVSKAKDYLDLIQEDGAFGDVDYKATSSAANGTAWSPYLALDRLQAITVAYHKEGNALYHDEEVINKLNKAIVYWGKMNPSSSNWWENQIGVQLRFSRIALFMESIVSKDAMDIMLNKLLEKTPVKYGTGQNNLWFDQNYVYYAIITENGTKHTNSTGFKKLDLKELVDDYLSYCLVVQTDDNTAEAVQVDNSFYMHGRQFYSNGYGMSMFRDMSFWIYMLRETSYAFEQDVIDLMADYMIDGTSWTIRGDIMELYLGYRPYDYDVGYDNYAAEYIDPLKRMIESDPDRADEYQAILDNIQGKNTVNGKNGNYYMWRSGYASHMRDGYGVNIKMDSNQIIGGEWRGSWSGYDKDGGQLIYWTSSAASTITVDGDEYTNVYPTYDWAHCPGTTTAARIVQDYANAGRFTNGTEHTIGVSNGKYGNTAYDMNKKGTQVKKGYFFFDDEFVALGSGINSTEGVNIHTTLNQCEAEDVNVGGQSVAEGTKEQIYNTNWLYNGKVGYVFLENTDVVVSNSVQTNNPSLWDEAKKNETPATFTAYLDHGLKPSNDSYAYIVVPNTTAGAVSQYAGNTPVTVIANNEKVQAVRHDGLKQTQINFYQAGSLEYKDGYIITVDQPCSIIIDESEDTRKISVAVNDTAANQTVNVNLNYDNQETQTTFVSGALPYAGQTMTLSEGSDNRYHTNSSMIGHEVEKAFDGDENTYWQSEETQNEWISMFTGNNKHLASMNILWGDNYASAYDVMVSQDGKNYELLKSVSNGDGKTDTIELKGVYPYIKIIMKDGNGNCFEIKEITFKASDSIALNKSVEASSTSTNDPGNTKELVVDGNTSTRWSSLRNEDENWIMVDLGQYSEINAMSIQWESACSDDYDIQVSSDKNNWITVKNSMATGSSLLDEYNFDEPVYGRYVRVSSHKSRTLKYGISIYEISVYGSYKDEDIAANKNAFSSTIKDLNLPTHAIDNKANTSWISSAAGDQWIYVELKGIYKISSMQVDWGNNYAPNYEIQISDDAQMWQTVKTIIDGQGGNENISDLGNQEARYVRLKLNGSSGSSYQIIQWSVYGELVEAENLENIALNKTATASSVYNNVYTANRAIDGSFENNGGNDQSRWVSNRNSNDEYIQIDLEANYDLTGVKLYWEGNGAKKYQILVSEDGKTWQKVYLEENGQPGIANIPFNETVTARYVKMLGIECASKYGYSLWEFEVYGKLHQEPVVPEVNIALNKTSKASSEFTDPNDGNKTYQSLLAFDGKGTNETVDGKQSRWVSLRTKDDPTATSQWIYVDLEADYDISKVVLNWEGNGAKEYKVQISNDGQNWTDISHITDGKGGIDELTYKNTTGRYVRMLGIEPGGIYGYSLWEFEVYGEAVLEPENPNVNLALNKSSNASSEYVDSKDGNKTYESSLAFDGKGTNEIVDGKQSRWVSNRKSNDEWIYVDLQDIYNISKVILNWEGSGAKKYKVQVSNDGQVWTDISDINDGDGGLDELSYKDVTGRYVRMLGIEVGSDYGYSLWEFEVYGTTLKSKLQEIYKKYKDLDISSYTPNSIARYQEALNNAVKVYNDDDVTSEDILKAIDQLEDSVKGLTKIVDKMELEETINSASKQLDTAKYTPQSIELLTVTLQKAKEVFNDDNATKHEVDEAINKLNEVVAALVEKADKNNLISIFNTALKLDKEKYTSESLTKVEALLEKVESIIDDENAAQAEVDEMYDQLHQALDQLVIKEDVNTNDKVEGDVTVIPTPEKEIPKDDSTSAAKTGDSVSIQILAGTLLISILGIGILRKKKQS, via the coding sequence ATGATTAAAAAGGCATTGAGAATAATCCTGTCATTAGTTATGTCTTTTGGGCTTGTTTTAAGTTCCATGAATGTAACTTATGCAAGTGAGAGTGATTTTGCAACAATCAAAACGCGTTTAAAAGATTACTTTTTAACTTTAGACACGATTGATGATGGGTCAAAAGTAGAAACATGCTATGTTTCAAAAGCAAAAGATTATCTTGATTTGATTCAAGAAGATGGTGCTTTTGGGGATGTTGACTACAAAGCGACATCAAGTGCTGCTAATGGAACAGCATGGTCACCTTATTTAGCTCTTGATCGTCTACAAGCAATTACAGTTGCTTATCATAAAGAGGGAAACGCTCTTTATCATGACGAAGAAGTAATTAATAAGCTAAATAAAGCAATTGTTTATTGGGGAAAAATGAATCCATCTTCTTCTAACTGGTGGGAGAATCAAATTGGAGTTCAATTAAGATTTTCTAGAATTGCTTTATTTATGGAAAGCATTGTAAGTAAAGATGCAATGGATATTATGCTTAATAAATTATTGGAAAAAACACCAGTTAAATATGGTACAGGTCAAAATAATTTATGGTTTGATCAAAATTATGTTTATTACGCAATTATTACAGAAAATGGGACTAAACATACCAATTCTACAGGATTTAAGAAATTAGATTTAAAAGAACTTGTAGATGATTATTTAAGTTATTGCTTAGTTGTTCAAACTGATGATAATACTGCTGAAGCAGTTCAGGTTGATAACAGTTTCTATATGCATGGTAGGCAGTTCTATTCTAATGGATATGGAATGTCAATGTTTAGAGATATGAGTTTTTGGATTTATATGCTAAGAGAAACTAGTTATGCATTTGAACAAGATGTCATTGATTTAATGGCTGATTATATGATTGATGGGACAAGCTGGACAATCAGAGGAGATATTATGGAGCTTTACCTTGGATATCGGCCATATGATTATGATGTTGGCTATGATAACTATGCAGCAGAGTATATCGATCCACTTAAGAGAATGATTGAATCAGATCCTGATCGAGCTGATGAATATCAAGCAATCCTTGATAACATCCAAGGAAAAAATACAGTTAATGGAAAAAATGGTAATTATTATATGTGGCGTTCTGGTTATGCTTCTCACATGCGAGATGGGTACGGAGTTAATATTAAAATGGACTCTAACCAAATCATCGGTGGTGAATGGCGTGGCAGCTGGTCAGGTTATGATAAAGACGGAGGACAATTAATTTATTGGACATCATCAGCAGCTTCAACAATCACAGTTGACGGAGATGAATATACTAACGTTTATCCAACATATGATTGGGCTCATTGTCCAGGAACAACAACAGCAGCACGAATCGTTCAAGATTATGCTAATGCAGGTCGTTTTACAAATGGAACTGAACATACAATTGGGGTATCCAATGGTAAATATGGAAATACTGCTTATGATATGAATAAAAAGGGGACTCAAGTAAAGAAAGGATATTTCTTCTTTGATGATGAATTTGTTGCTCTAGGTTCGGGGATCAATTCTACTGAGGGAGTCAATATCCATACAACATTAAATCAATGCGAAGCTGAAGATGTAAATGTTGGTGGTCAAAGTGTGGCTGAGGGAACGAAAGAACAAATTTATAACACTAATTGGCTATATAATGGAAAAGTTGGATATGTTTTCTTAGAAAATACGGATGTAGTTGTAAGTAATAGTGTTCAAACTAATAATCCGTCATTATGGGATGAAGCAAAAAAGAATGAAACTCCGGCTACTTTTACAGCCTATTTAGATCATGGATTAAAGCCAAGCAATGATAGCTATGCCTATATTGTCGTACCAAATACCACAGCAGGTGCAGTTAGTCAATATGCCGGTAATACACCAGTTACTGTAATTGCTAATAACGAAAAAGTTCAAGCGGTAAGACATGACGGTTTAAAACAAACTCAAATTAATTTCTATCAAGCTGGTTCATTGGAATATAAAGATGGCTATATAATTACTGTTGATCAACCTTGCAGTATTATTATTGATGAATCAGAGGATACAAGAAAAATCTCTGTAGCAGTCAATGATACAGCAGCCAATCAAACTGTAAATGTAAATTTAAATTATGATAATCAAGAAACACAAACAACATTTGTTTCAGGAGCATTACCATATGCTGGACAAACAATGACGTTATCAGAAGGCTCAGATAATCGTTATCATACTAATTCTTCAATGATTGGACACGAAGTCGAAAAAGCTTTTGATGGTGATGAAAATACATATTGGCAAAGTGAAGAAACGCAAAATGAATGGATCAGTATGTTTACTGGCAATAATAAACATTTAGCATCTATGAATATTCTTTGGGGTGATAATTATGCTAGTGCTTATGATGTTATGGTTTCTCAAGATGGTAAAAATTATGAATTATTGAAATCTGTAAGTAATGGTGATGGTAAGACAGACACGATTGAATTAAAAGGAGTCTACCCATATATTAAGATTATCATGAAAGATGGAAATGGAAATTGTTTTGAAATTAAGGAAATTACATTTAAAGCAAGTGATTCAATAGCGCTTAATAAATCTGTTGAAGCAAGCAGTACGTCAACAAATGACCCTGGAAATACTAAAGAATTAGTTGTAGATGGTAATACAAGTACAAGATGGAGTTCATTACGAAATGAAGATGAGAACTGGATCATGGTTGATTTGGGACAATATTCAGAAATTAATGCTATGAGCATTCAATGGGAATCCGCTTGTTCTGATGATTATGATATTCAGGTCTCTAGTGACAAAAATAACTGGATAACGGTTAAAAATAGTATGGCAACTGGAAGTAGCTTATTGGATGAATACAATTTTGATGAACCTGTATATGGGCGTTATGTTAGAGTTTCGTCACATAAATCAAGAACTTTAAAATATGGTATTAGTATTTATGAAATTTCTGTGTATGGTTCTTATAAAGATGAGGATATTGCAGCTAATAAAAATGCATTTTCAAGTACAATAAAGGATTTGAACTTACCGACTCATGCAATTGATAATAAAGCCAATACGTCTTGGATTTCGAGTGCAGCCGGTGATCAATGGATCTATGTAGAATTAAAAGGAATTTATAAAATTTCAAGTATGCAGGTTGATTGGGGAAATAATTATGCACCTAATTATGAAATTCAGATTTCTGATGATGCACAAATGTGGCAAACAGTAAAAACTATAATTGATGGACAAGGTGGTAATGAGAACATTTCAGATTTAGGTAATCAAGAAGCACGATATGTTAGATTAAAATTAAATGGTTCTAGTGGCTCATCATACCAAATCATCCAGTGGTCAGTTTATGGCGAACTTGTTGAAGCAGAAAATTTAGAGAATATTGCTTTAAATAAAACAGCAACAGCTTCTTCAGTTTATAACAATGTTTATACTGCAAATAGAGCTATTGATGGAAGTTTTGAAAATAATGGTGGAAATGATCAATCAAGATGGGTTTCAAATAGAAATTCGAATGATGAATATATTCAAATAGATTTAGAAGCGAATTATGATTTAACGGGTGTAAAACTTTATTGGGAAGGAAATGGTGCTAAAAAATATCAAATTCTTGTCTCTGAAGATGGAAAAACATGGCAAAAGGTTTATCTAGAAGAGAATGGACAACCTGGAATTGCAAATATCCCATTTAATGAAACTGTTACTGCTCGGTATGTTAAAATGCTAGGTATAGAATGTGCTTCTAAATACGGATATTCATTATGGGAATTTGAAGTGTATGGAAAATTACACCAAGAACCAGTGGTGCCTGAAGTAAATATTGCATTGAATAAAACCTCTAAGGCAAGTAGCGAGTTTACTGACCCTAATGATGGTAATAAAACATATCAATCTTTATTAGCGTTTGATGGCAAAGGTACAAATGAAACAGTTGATGGAAAGCAATCACGCTGGGTATCTTTAAGAACAAAAGATGATCCAACAGCAACATCACAATGGATCTATGTTGACTTAGAAGCTGATTACGATATTTCTAAAGTTGTTCTTAACTGGGAAGGAAATGGTGCTAAAGAATATAAAGTGCAAATTTCTAATGATGGTCAGAATTGGACAGATATATCACATATTACAGATGGTAAAGGTGGTATTGATGAACTGACATATAAAAATACAACAGGCAGATACGTAAGAATGTTAGGAATCGAGCCTGGAGGAATTTATGGATATTCATTATGGGAATTTGAAGTTTACGGGGAAGCTGTATTAGAACCTGAAAATCCAAATGTAAATTTAGCTTTGAATAAATCTTCGAATGCGAGCTCAGAATATGTTGATTCGAAAGATGGAAATAAAACATATGAATCTTCGCTAGCGTTTGATGGTAAAGGTACAAATGAAATAGTTGATGGAAAGCAATCACGCTGGGTATCTAATCGGAAATCTAATGATGAGTGGATATATGTAGACTTACAAGATATTTATAATATTTCTAAAGTTATTTTGAATTGGGAAGGAAGCGGTGCAAAGAAATACAAAGTGCAAGTTTCTAATGATGGTCAAGTTTGGACAGATATATCAGATATTAATGATGGCGATGGAGGTCTTGATGAATTATCATATAAAGATGTAACAGGACGATATGTAAGGATGTTAGGGATTGAAGTTGGAAGTGATTATGGGTATTCACTATGGGAATTTGAAGTTTATGGAACAACTTTAAAATCTAAGTTACAGGAAATTTATAAGAAATATAAAGATTTAGATATTTCATCATACACCCCTAATAGTATTGCGCGATATCAAGAAGCATTAAATAATGCTGTTAAAGTTTATAACGATGATGATGTTACATCTGAAGATATCTTAAAAGCAATTGATCAGTTGGAAGATAGTGTTAAAGGACTTACTAAGATTGTTGATAAAATGGAGTTGGAAGAAACAATCAATTCAGCAAGTAAACAATTAGATACAGCTAAATATACCCCTCAATCAATTGAATTACTTACAGTCACTTTACAAAAAGCTAAAGAAGTTTTCAATGATGATAATGCTACGAAACATGAAGTTGATGAAGCAATTAATAAATTAAATGAAGTAGTCGCAGCATTAGTTGAAAAAGCTGATAAAAATAATTTAATATCAATTTTTAATACTGCATTGAAACTTGATAAAGAAAAATATACTTCTGAAAGTCTTACTAAAGTTGAAGCCTTGTTAGAGAAGGTAGAATCAATTATTGATGATGAAAATGCTGCACAGGCAGAAGTCGATGAGATGTATGACCAATTGCATCAAGCGTTAGATCAATTAGTGATAAAAGAAGATGTAAATACAAACGATAAAGTTGAAGGTGATGTAACAGTTATTCCTACGCCAGAAAAAGAGATACCAAAAGATGATAGTACTTCAGCAGCTAAAACTGGTGATTCAGTATCTATTCAAATATTGGCGGGAACATTATTGATCAGCATCTTAGGAATTGGAATTTTAAGAAAAAAGAAACAATCATAA
- a CDS encoding CoA-disulfide reductase has translation MNTNQKILIVGGVAGGASAAARLRRLDESANIIMFEKDEYISFANCGLPYYIGGEITDQEALTLQTPDSFKARFNVDVRNFNEVTAITPETKTVTVYNHQLQKEYQESYDKLLLSMGAKPIKPNIPGINSNKVFTLRNIPDTYAIKEYVDTHKPKHAIVVGGGFIGIEMAENLHSTGINVTIVEMANQVISPIDYEMACEVHQHLISKGINLVLETELQAINEADNKLTVTLNNQTVDTDMVIMAIGVVPETKIVKNTEIATNSRGAIIVNDKMETSIKDIYAVGDAIEIKNFVTNKASYVPLAGPANKQGRIAADNICGFDRHYQGTQGSSILKVFDLTVASSGINEKTARELNLNYDKVYTYSANHAGYYPGAVNMSIKVLFDKSTGTILGAQIVGYDGVDKRMDVLAAAIRAKMTGFDLTELELCYAPPYGSAKDPVNMAGFVIENILTDKIKQYNWDDVASLPRDGSVILLDTRTELEYANGHIDGYINIPLDSLRTRLHELNLNKPIYVTCQIGLRGYIASRILSQNGFDTYNLNGGYRLYNTIFNQEHDEPKIKTMHPACPIENPETIKINACGLQCPGPIVKLSASLETAKDGDIIEIQTTDPAFATDLDGYCRRTGNELIELSCNKGISSAKIKKGQNSISNGNKNNKNMIVFSGDLDKAIASFIIANGAAAMGRKVTMFFTFWGLNIIRRPEKVKIKKNFISKMFAMMMPRGSKKLSLSKMNMGGMGAKMIRTIMKDKNIDSLEDLIKLAQDNGVELIACSMSMDVMGIKQEELIDGVTLSGVATMLANGEESDMSLFI, from the coding sequence ATGAATACTAATCAAAAAATTCTTATCGTAGGCGGAGTCGCTGGTGGCGCTTCAGCTGCTGCTCGTCTAAGACGTTTAGATGAATCTGCCAACATTATTATGTTTGAAAAAGATGAATATATATCATTTGCTAACTGTGGTTTACCCTATTATATTGGTGGTGAAATCACTGATCAAGAGGCTTTAACCTTACAAACTCCTGACAGTTTTAAAGCACGCTTTAATGTCGATGTTCGCAACTTTAACGAAGTTACTGCTATTACTCCTGAAACTAAAACCGTTACTGTATATAATCATCAATTACAAAAAGAATATCAGGAAAGTTATGATAAATTACTTCTTTCAATGGGAGCAAAACCAATCAAGCCAAATATTCCTGGAATCAATTCAAATAAAGTTTTTACACTTAGAAATATCCCTGATACTTATGCAATAAAAGAATACGTTGATACCCATAAACCAAAACATGCAATTGTTGTAGGTGGGGGATTTATTGGTATTGAAATGGCAGAAAATTTACATTCAACTGGAATAAATGTAACGATTGTAGAAATGGCTAATCAAGTCATTTCTCCGATTGACTATGAGATGGCTTGTGAAGTTCATCAACATCTTATAAGCAAAGGAATTAACTTAGTTTTAGAAACAGAACTTCAAGCTATTAATGAAGCCGATAACAAGCTGACAGTTACTCTAAATAATCAAACTGTAGATACAGATATGGTAATTATGGCAATTGGTGTGGTACCTGAAACTAAGATTGTAAAAAATACAGAAATTGCAACTAATTCTCGCGGAGCAATCATCGTCAACGATAAGATGGAAACATCAATCAAAGATATATATGCTGTAGGCGATGCTATTGAAATCAAAAATTTTGTTACTAATAAAGCAAGTTATGTACCCCTAGCAGGCCCAGCTAATAAACAAGGACGAATTGCAGCTGATAATATTTGCGGTTTTGATCGCCATTATCAAGGAACACAAGGTTCATCAATTTTAAAAGTCTTTGACTTAACTGTTGCAAGTAGCGGAATCAATGAAAAAACTGCTAGGGAATTAAATCTCAATTACGATAAAGTCTACACATATTCAGCTAATCATGCCGGCTATTATCCAGGTGCGGTCAATATGTCAATAAAAGTCCTTTTTGATAAATCAACGGGAACCATTTTAGGGGCTCAGATAGTTGGTTATGATGGGGTTGACAAGCGCATGGATGTTTTAGCAGCTGCTATTCGTGCCAAAATGACGGGTTTTGATTTAACTGAATTAGAACTTTGCTATGCTCCACCATATGGATCAGCAAAGGATCCTGTTAACATGGCTGGTTTTGTAATTGAAAATATTCTTACTGACAAGATCAAACAATATAATTGGGATGATGTTGCATCACTGCCCCGTGATGGCAGTGTGATTCTATTAGATACTCGTACTGAATTAGAATATGCAAATGGTCACATCGATGGTTACATTAATATTCCATTGGATTCCTTGCGAACTCGTCTTCATGAGCTTAATTTAAATAAACCTATTTATGTAACCTGCCAGATTGGACTTAGAGGCTATATAGCATCACGGATTTTAAGTCAAAATGGTTTTGATACTTATAATCTCAATGGAGGATATCGCTTATATAATACAATTTTTAATCAAGAACATGATGAACCCAAAATCAAGACAATGCATCCTGCTTGTCCCATAGAAAATCCAGAAACAATTAAAATTAATGCCTGCGGTCTTCAGTGTCCAGGTCCGATTGTAAAATTATCAGCATCACTAGAAACTGCTAAAGATGGCGATATTATTGAAATTCAAACTACGGACCCGGCTTTTGCTACAGATCTAGATGGCTATTGTCGTCGTACTGGTAATGAACTAATAGAACTTAGCTGTAATAAAGGAATTAGCAGTGCTAAAATAAAGAAAGGACAGAACAGTATCTCAAACGGAAATAAAAATAATAAAAATATGATTGTTTTCTCTGGAGATTTAGATAAAGCAATTGCATCATTTATTATTGCTAATGGCGCAGCGGCTATGGGACGAAAAGTCACAATGTTCTTTACCTTCTGGGGACTAAATATCATTCGACGACCAGAAAAGGTTAAAATCAAAAAAAATTTTATTTCAAAAATGTTTGCAATGATGATGCCTCGTGGTTCAAAAAAACTATCGCTTTCAAAAATGAATATGGGTGGTATGGGAGCTAAAATGATCCGTACTATTATGAAAGATAAAAATATTGACAGTTTAGAAGATTTAATCAAACTAGCTCAAGATAATGGTGTTGAACTAATTGCCTGTTCGATGAGTATGGATGTAATGGGCATTAAACAAGAAGAATTGATTGATGGTGTTACATTATCGGGAGTTGCTACTATGTTAGCTAACGGTGAAGAATCTGATATGTCACTATTTATATAA
- a CDS encoding glycoside hydrolase family 1 protein, with protein MLRKDFLWGGAVTAHQSEGGYTLDGKVPAVCDLTVTGEYSDFKDGIDSYHRYEEDFDLFQEMGFNAYRFSLDWSRLMSDEGVYNEKGFVFYEHFIDALLKRGIQPIPTLYHFEMPAFLYEKYNGFYSRKVVDIFVELCKKIVDRYHDKVENWIIFNEQNGILQKGPKMFFGAVCPDGVDTQTFDNQIMHNTLIAHSLINEYIHQKGGKVMGMATVVQSYPETCHPLDTLESMKAQSEAYVFLDVFARGHYNSYYFANMKNEGTMPEILDGDLEILKKGITDSLSISYYMSTISHYGEESLTNINDVVIKKNPYLEMSEFGWTIDPTGLRITLRQLYDRYEMPIYIVENGFGYNDQINADGQIIDDYRIDYMRKHLEEMKLAIQEGVDCRGYLSWGPVDILSSRAQMKKRYGFIYVNRENDDLKDMRRIRKKSFAWYQQVIASNGEVL; from the coding sequence ATGTTACGAAAAGATTTTTTATGGGGTGGGGCAGTTACAGCTCATCAAAGTGAAGGTGGATATACACTGGATGGTAAAGTACCAGCGGTTTGTGATTTAACAGTTACCGGTGAATATTCTGATTTTAAAGACGGAATCGATAGTTACCATCGTTATGAAGAGGATTTTGATTTATTTCAGGAAATGGGATTTAATGCTTATCGTTTTTCACTTGATTGGTCACGTTTAATGAGCGATGAAGGAGTATATAATGAAAAAGGATTTGTGTTTTATGAACATTTTATTGATGCACTGCTTAAAAGAGGAATTCAACCAATTCCAACTTTATATCATTTTGAAATGCCAGCATTTTTATATGAGAAGTATAATGGATTTTATAGTCGCAAAGTAGTCGATATATTTGTAGAACTGTGCAAAAAGATTGTTGATCGTTATCATGATAAAGTTGAAAATTGGATTATTTTTAATGAACAAAATGGAATTTTACAGAAAGGGCCAAAAATGTTTTTTGGGGCAGTTTGTCCGGATGGAGTTGATACTCAAACGTTTGATAATCAAATTATGCATAATACTTTGATTGCTCATAGTCTTATTAATGAATATATTCATCAAAAAGGTGGTAAGGTTATGGGAATGGCGACAGTGGTTCAAAGTTATCCAGAAACTTGTCATCCTCTTGATACACTTGAAAGTATGAAGGCTCAAAGTGAAGCTTATGTTTTTTTAGATGTTTTTGCAAGAGGACATTATAATTCATATTATTTTGCAAATATGAAAAATGAAGGAACAATGCCTGAAATCTTAGATGGTGATTTAGAAATATTAAAGAAAGGGATTACGGATTCACTATCTATTAGTTATTATATGTCGACAATTTCACATTATGGTGAGGAGAGTCTAACAAATATTAATGATGTTGTAATTAAAAAGAATCCTTATTTGGAAATGTCAGAATTTGGCTGGACGATTGATCCAACTGGTCTTAGAATTACTTTAAGACAATTGTATGATCGTTATGAAATGCCAATATATATAGTGGAAAATGGTTTTGGTTATAATGATCAAATAAATGCAGATGGCCAAATTATCGATGATTATCGTATTGATTATATGAGGAAACATCTTGAGGAAATGAAATTAGCGATTCAAGAAGGCGTTGATTGCCGTGGTTACTTGTCATGGGGACCGGTTGACATTTTAAGCAGCCGGGCACAAATGAAGAAAAGATATGGTTTTATTTACGTCAATCGTGAAAATGATGATTTAAAAGATATGCGTAGAATTAGAAAAAAATCATTTGCCTGGTATCAACAAGTAATTGCATCAAATGGAGAAGTACTATAA
- a CDS encoding chromate transporter: protein MLNLFIIFFKIGLFSIGGGYAIIPLIQEQVVNNYHWISANTFTDIITISQMTPGPLAVNTSTFVGIQLAGISGAIVATIGCIFAGATISIILYLLFTKYQKLEIITNILNTLKATSVGLIMSAGATILILTFVENNSINFLAIIIFVISLLWLQKKKPNPIALMIITGIIGYFVY, encoded by the coding sequence ATGTTAAATTTATTTATAATTTTCTTTAAAATTGGATTATTCAGTATTGGTGGCGGCTATGCAATCATTCCTTTGATTCAAGAACAGGTCGTCAATAACTATCATTGGATCAGTGCCAATACATTTACTGACATTATCACAATTTCGCAAATGACACCTGGCCCTTTAGCAGTTAATACCTCTACTTTTGTGGGTATTCAACTAGCTGGAATTAGTGGTGCTATCGTTGCTACAATTGGTTGTATTTTTGCTGGAGCAACAATTTCAATTATCCTTTATCTTCTTTTTACTAAATATCAAAAACTAGAAATAATTACAAATATTCTAAATACTTTAAAAGCTACATCAGTTGGTTTGATCATGTCTGCTGGTGCAACAATTTTAATTCTAACTTTTGTTGAAAATAACTCTATCAACTTTTTAGCAATAATTATTTTTGTAATTTCTTTATTATGGTTACAAAAAAAGAAACCTAATCCGATTGCCCTAATGATTATCACAGGAATTATTGGATATTTCGTATATTAA
- a CDS encoding LacI family DNA-binding transcriptional regulator yields the protein MKVTMKDIANKLGISINAVSIALNDKPGVSDEMRLEILKMADKMGYINQKRQYLSVYSKSNICILMQSYYADTGHFYSIVLRSIVEQAKVFGYFSILNYFEEGHFVVPECIEERKVAGILVVGKISDSNLLLLKNIGVPVVLVDFTSLCTPCDCVLTHNKQGSYMMTTHVINKGYQRIGFFGDLDYSFSFEDRFIGFKQSLLKNNIVSYSKVDEYIQKYSFLQGIEEYVLTNQIDKIIEILNTKKLPEVLVCANDSNAFAVITALKDMGLKVPKDISVVGFDDTPLCVKSVPQITTVQVQKELMGEVAVSNLIDRIHRKDNIPMTQLLSVKIVERTSLKI from the coding sequence ATGAAAGTGACGATGAAAGATATTGCTAATAAATTAGGAATTTCAATTAATGCCGTTTCAATTGCACTAAATGATAAACCTGGTGTCAGCGATGAAATGCGTTTAGAAATTTTAAAAATGGCTGATAAAATGGGTTACATTAATCAAAAAAGACAATATCTATCAGTTTATTCTAAATCAAATATTTGTATTTTAATGCAAAGTTATTATGCAGATACAGGACACTTTTATTCGATTGTTTTACGGTCAATCGTTGAACAAGCAAAAGTATTTGGTTATTTTTCAATTTTAAATTATTTTGAAGAAGGGCACTTCGTAGTACCTGAATGTATTGAAGAAAGGAAAGTGGCTGGAATATTAGTTGTAGGCAAAATATCTGATAGTAACCTGCTGCTGCTTAAAAATATTGGTGTACCCGTTGTTCTAGTAGATTTTACATCATTATGTACACCGTGTGATTGTGTTTTGACGCATAATAAACAAGGTAGTTATATGATGACTACGCATGTTATTAATAAAGGGTATCAACGGATTGGTTTTTTTGGAGATCTTGATTATTCCTTTAGTTTTGAGGATCGTTTTATTGGATTTAAACAGTCACTGTTAAAGAATAATATTGTTAGTTATTCAAAGGTTGATGAATATATTCAAAAATATTCTTTTCTACAAGGAATTGAAGAATATGTTTTAACTAATCAAATTGATAAAATAATTGAAATTTTGAATACTAAAAAATTACCAGAGGTCTTAGTATGTGCAAATGATTCTAATGCATTTGCTGTGATTACTGCGTTAAAAGATATGGGCTTAAAAGTCCCCAAGGATATTAGTGTCGTTGGATTTGACGATACACCGTTGTGTGTTAAATCAGTACCGCAGATCACAACAGTTCAAGTTCAAAAGGAACTGATGGGCGAGGTGGCGGTATCTAATCTAATTGATCGGATTCATCGTAAAGATAATATTCCGATGACACAATTATTAAGTGTGAAAATAGTTGAACGAACGTCTTTAAAAATTTAA